Proteins found in one Saccharopolyspora phatthalungensis genomic segment:
- a CDS encoding helix-turn-helix transcriptional regulator, whose translation MDRVRVAVQAVDPITLAGLTSCLKSRPELFVVPTHAEADVIVFAADRINAQVLADLRQSAQEVSVPRVLVTNELNPADVLSAVESRVVAVLPRTAATGARLINSVLAAANGGGVMPPDLLGELLKQIDYLQREVLTPRGLSSSGLTTREVDVLRLMADGMDTAEIAQKLCYSERTVKNVIYGVTSRLNLRNRPHAVAYAMRAGAI comes from the coding sequence ATGGACCGAGTGCGAGTGGCTGTGCAGGCTGTAGACCCCATCACCCTCGCCGGCCTCACCAGCTGCCTGAAGTCGCGGCCCGAGTTGTTCGTGGTGCCGACGCATGCCGAGGCCGACGTGATCGTGTTCGCCGCGGACCGCATCAACGCTCAGGTCCTGGCCGACTTGCGGCAGTCGGCACAAGAAGTCTCCGTGCCCCGCGTGCTGGTGACCAACGAACTCAACCCCGCCGACGTGCTCAGTGCGGTCGAATCCCGCGTGGTGGCGGTGCTACCGAGAACGGCCGCGACCGGTGCGAGACTGATCAACAGCGTCCTCGCGGCGGCCAACGGCGGCGGCGTGATGCCGCCCGACCTGCTGGGCGAGCTGCTCAAGCAGATCGACTACCTGCAGCGTGAGGTGCTGACGCCGCGCGGTTTGAGCTCGTCCGGCCTGACCACGCGGGAAGTCGACGTGCTGCGGTTGATGGCCGATGGCATGGACACCGCGGAGATCGCGCAGAAGCTGTGCTACTCCGAACGGACCGTCAAGAACGTCATCTACGGCGTGACCAGCCGCCTCAACCTGCGCAACCGGCCGCACGCGGTGGCTTATGCCATGCGGGCCGGGGCGATCTGA